One Calditrichia bacterium DNA window includes the following coding sequences:
- a CDS encoding ABC transporter permease subunit: protein MTTTIKIVKYELNDIVRSKWLLFYGVFFLLMTDALFRFGGSSAKVILSLMNVVLLIIPLMSIIFGVMYLYNAREFIEMMLSQPIKRRELFSGLYAGLALPLCAGFVAGVLLPFALHGVNDPSHVGTLGILLVSGVFLTLIFLALAFLIAIHFEDRVKGLGAAIVTYLLFSVIYDGAVLFAAYLFSDYPMEKPMIALSAFNPIDLARVLIMLKFDVAALMGYTGAVFERFFGGSGGIGISMVSLLLWATVPLWLGMRKFAKRDF, encoded by the coding sequence ATGACAACGACCATAAAGATTGTAAAATATGAACTCAACGATATCGTCCGCAGCAAATGGCTGCTGTTTTACGGTGTGTTTTTTCTGCTGATGACCGACGCGTTGTTCCGGTTCGGCGGCAGCAGCGCCAAAGTGATTCTCAGCCTGATGAACGTTGTGCTGCTGATTATCCCGCTGATGAGCATCATTTTTGGGGTGATGTATTTGTACAACGCCCGCGAATTTATCGAAATGATGCTGTCGCAACCGATCAAACGCCGCGAGCTGTTCAGCGGATTATATGCCGGACTGGCGCTGCCGCTCTGCGCCGGATTTGTCGCCGGTGTGCTGCTGCCGTTTGCGCTGCACGGCGTGAACGATCCGTCACATGTGGGAACGCTCGGCATTTTGCTCGTTTCAGGTGTGTTTCTCACGCTCATTTTTCTGGCGCTGGCGTTTCTCATCGCCATTCATTTTGAAGATCGCGTGAAAGGGTTGGGCGCCGCAATCGTTACCTATCTGCTTTTTTCGGTGATTTACGACGGCGCAGTGCTCTTCGCCGCATACCTGTTCAGCGACTACCCGATGGAAAAACCGATGATCGCGCTCAGCGCGTTTAACCCGATCGATCTCGCGCGGGTACTCATCATGCTCAAATTCGATGTCGCCGCGCTGATGGGCTACACCGGCGCCGTGTTCGAACGCTTTTTCGGCGGCTCGGGAGGCATCGGCATTTCGATGGTTTCGCTGCTGCTGTGGGCAACCGTTCCGCTGTGGCTGGGCATGCGCAAATTCGCCAAACGGGATTTCTAG
- a CDS encoding putative toxin-antitoxin system toxin component, PIN family, translated as MLLTLDTNVLYQALMSKKGASFFIFQQVRALKIQIALSVPVFAEYEAVLKREKSIRDFDLSGGDVDKFLRLIAFVGKKFQTYYLFRPNLPDENDNMLVELAIVSQSDYLVTSNLKDFKNAELIFDDLNIITPAEFVKVWRKNHG; from the coding sequence ATGCTATTGACTTTAGATACAAATGTACTTTATCAGGCGTTGATGAGCAAAAAGGGAGCATCTTTCTTTATTTTTCAACAGGTTCGTGCGTTGAAAATTCAGATTGCGCTATCAGTACCGGTTTTTGCTGAATATGAAGCTGTATTGAAACGGGAAAAATCAATACGTGATTTTGATCTTTCCGGCGGAGATGTAGATAAATTTCTTCGATTGATTGCTTTTGTAGGAAAAAAATTCCAGACATATTACCTTTTTCGCCCGAATTTACCAGATGAAAATGATAATATGTTAGTGGAATTGGCGATTGTGAGCCAAAGTGATTATCTTGTCACGAGCAATCTGAAAGATTTTAAAAATGCCGAATTAATATTTGATGACTTAAACATTATAACTCCTGCAGAATTTGTAAAAGTGTGGAGAAAAAACCATGGCTAA
- a CDS encoding toxin-antitoxin system HicB family antitoxin: MAKASVLTIRVPAELKHRIALVAEEQGISINQLAMYMFTKEIGNLEAGQQIDNYWKDFSKEQIFSDFDEVMSKVKDREVPDWDKTGF, encoded by the coding sequence ATGGCTAAAGCAAGCGTATTAACTATCAGGGTTCCGGCAGAATTGAAACATCGGATTGCTTTGGTAGCAGAAGAGCAGGGAATTTCTATCAATCAGCTCGCCATGTATATGTTTACCAAAGAAATCGGCAATCTTGAAGCCGGGCAACAAATAGACAATTATTGGAAAGATTTTTCCAAAGAACAGATTTTTAGCGATTTTGACGAAGTCATGTCCAAAGTCAAAGATCGTGAAGTGCCTGATTGGGATAAGACTGGATTTTAA
- a CDS encoding TonB-dependent receptor codes for MQKEANNEIASLINRDRPVVHRRFRGCTATNHRTGDRPIQPKPVENAVFYIESTNQFVQSDANGTFKMNVLPGEYVAQIMRVGYETAVQTIAIRESAAQTMLIALKQQPVTVEDITVTEKASSLTLQSDVYAREISETSPKDVGLFLRSQPGFGAIRRGGYAIDPVMRGFKYEQLNVQFDGGIKVSHACPNRMDPVTSHIRAQDLEKIEIVKGPYTVRYGQTLGGVVNLVQKRPALTQTLNAHAEIESGYDSNGDSRTARGAVTISDQKYDLFISGGTQDAGNYENGDGVEIPSSYRVNDYLIRAGFRPAENHRLQFSWRQSFVRDVLHAALPMDSDLDDTDIWAVDYAAQHLGKTVFSLNAKVFGSAADHVMSNTLRPNYRMTHAVATVNSEMLGGKIEIGLTPVAKTLWYFGADAQSTAKNGFRERDVYMMNGMMFNPPREFTDFIWQDSELQNAGIFSEVRQSLSPKTTIVAGARVDFVQSKINDPAPQFTAEYGEIGTEKETNLSVTATLNHRLNAKTELQLAAGRGIRSANLTERYINHLSVGVDAYEYFGNPYLKPEVNHQADLSVNRHLANHTVRANVFYSLINDYISAFVDENMPRVYMPGTEPLFTKRFENIDRARQTGFELSLGGELGKGFSYHSGIAYTHATDLQRDQPLAEIPPLAGQLRLRYDRGGYFAESDLRIVARQDRISSAFGESETPGFSVANFRAGWQFLTFAEAIIAVENIFNENYYEHLNRSYTNMPEAGMLYEPGRNVHLQLKLSR; via the coding sequence TTGCAAAAGGAGGCAAACAATGAAATTGCTTCGCTTATCAATCGCGATCGCCCTGTTGTGCACCGCCGTTTTCGCGGATGCACCGCAACAAATCACCGGACGGGTGATCGACCAATCCAGCCAAAACCGGTGGAAAACGCCGTATTTTATATCGAATCGACCAACCAATTCGTGCAATCCGATGCGAACGGCACATTTAAAATGAACGTTCTGCCCGGCGAATATGTCGCGCAAATTATGCGGGTGGGCTACGAAACAGCGGTGCAAACCATCGCGATTCGCGAATCCGCAGCGCAAACGATGCTGATTGCGCTCAAACAGCAGCCGGTCACGGTGGAAGACATCACGGTGACCGAAAAAGCCAGTTCGCTCACGCTGCAAAGCGATGTGTACGCGCGGGAAATCAGCGAAACATCACCGAAGGATGTCGGGCTGTTTTTGCGCAGCCAACCGGGATTCGGTGCCATCCGGCGCGGCGGCTACGCTATCGATCCGGTGATGCGCGGCTTCAAATACGAGCAGCTCAACGTGCAGTTCGACGGCGGCATCAAAGTATCGCACGCCTGCCCGAACCGGATGGACCCGGTGACTTCGCATATCCGCGCCCAAGATCTTGAAAAAATTGAAATTGTAAAAGGTCCCTACACCGTGCGATACGGGCAAACGCTCGGCGGTGTGGTGAATCTGGTGCAAAAACGTCCGGCACTCACCCAAACGCTGAACGCACATGCGGAAATCGAAAGCGGTTACGACAGCAACGGCGACAGCCGCACGGCGCGCGGTGCAGTCACCATCAGCGATCAAAAATATGACCTGTTTATCAGCGGCGGAACGCAGGATGCCGGAAATTACGAAAACGGCGACGGCGTGGAAATTCCCTCCAGCTATCGCGTGAATGATTACCTGATTCGCGCGGGATTTCGTCCGGCTGAAAATCACCGCCTGCAATTTTCCTGGCGGCAATCCTTTGTGCGCGATGTGCTGCACGCCGCACTGCCGATGGATTCCGATCTCGACGATACGGACATTTGGGCCGTGGATTACGCTGCGCAGCATCTCGGCAAAACCGTTTTTTCGCTGAATGCGAAGGTGTTCGGCTCGGCGGCAGATCACGTGATGAGCAACACGCTGCGCCCGAATTATCGCATGACCCACGCCGTTGCCACGGTGAATTCCGAAATGCTCGGCGGCAAAATCGAAATCGGGCTGACGCCAGTGGCGAAAACGCTCTGGTATTTCGGTGCGGACGCGCAAAGCACTGCCAAAAACGGCTTCCGCGAACGCGATGTGTATATGATGAACGGGATGATGTTCAATCCGCCGCGCGAATTTACCGATTTCATCTGGCAGGATTCCGAGTTGCAAAACGCGGGTATTTTCAGCGAAGTGCGCCAGTCGCTGTCACCGAAAACTACGATTGTCGCGGGTGCGCGGGTGGATTTCGTGCAATCGAAAATCAACGATCCGGCACCACAGTTCACAGCCGAATACGGCGAGATCGGCACGGAAAAAGAAACCAACCTGAGCGTGACCGCCACGCTGAATCATCGGCTGAACGCGAAAACCGAGCTGCAGCTTGCGGCCGGTCGCGGCATTCGCTCGGCAAATTTAACCGAACGCTACATCAACCACCTCAGCGTTGGGGTGGATGCGTATGAATATTTCGGCAATCCCTATCTCAAACCGGAAGTGAACCATCAGGCGGACCTGTCGGTGAATCGCCATTTGGCAAACCACACCGTTCGCGCGAACGTATTTTATTCGCTGATAAATGACTATATTTCGGCGTTTGTGGACGAAAACATGCCGCGCGTTTACATGCCCGGCACCGAACCGCTGTTCACCAAACGATTTGAAAATATCGATCGCGCCCGCCAAACCGGATTTGAGTTGAGCCTCGGCGGCGAGTTGGGTAAGGGCTTCAGCTACCATTCCGGCATTGCCTACACCCACGCGACGGATTTGCAACGCGACCAGCCGCTGGCCGAAATTCCGCCGTTGGCAGGGCAATTACGGCTCCGCTACGATCGCGGCGGCTATTTTGCGGAATCGGATTTGCGCATCGTTGCGCGGCAGGATCGCATTTCCAGCGCGTTCGGTGAATCGGAAACGCCCGGATTTTCCGTAGCCAATTTCCGCGCCGGCTGGCAATTCCTGACATTCGCGGAAGCAATTATCGCGGTCGAAAATATTTTCAATGAAAATTATTACGAACACCTGAACCGCAGCTACACCAACATGCCGGAAGCGGGCATGTTGTACGAGCCGGGACGCAATGTTCATTTGCAGCTCAAATTGTCGCGCTAA
- a CDS encoding AbgT family transporter: MAASSPKKSGNGGFLNRALNTIEVVGNKLPDPAMLFLISMVIVWILSWLLAGVQFTEINPRTGEPIRILNQLTGPAIATFLSNMVTTFTGFAPLGVVLVAMLGVGVADESKFINTGLKILLGKTASFLLTPMVIFVGILSHSAVDAGYVLVIPLGGVIFYAAGRHPIAGIAAAFAGVSGGFSANPVPSALDPLLQGFTQPAAQIIDANYLVNPLCNYFFTAASSILIVGLGWFLTDRVIEPRLNRDTPVDKDAEEAPDMTTVEPKEKRAFWMGALSMVAGLVVLALAMMPADSPLRDASGSLNSFSAPIMQSIVPLIFLFFLLPGVVYGYMSGTFKTAKDMVDAMTKNMKDMGYYIVMAFFCALFIYAFGSSNIGALLALKGASFLKSLALPGSVTLFGIIILAGFVNLFVGSASAKWALLAPIFVPMLMQVGFSPELTQAAYRVGDSSTNIITPLMPYFPLVVVFCQRYVKKTGIGTLVSIMLPYSVVFLLSWTLFLVVYWILGIPLGFQASYVYP, encoded by the coding sequence ATGGCAGCATCTTCCCCGAAAAAAAGCGGCAACGGCGGATTTTTGAACCGCGCCCTCAATACCATTGAGGTTGTGGGCAATAAATTGCCGGATCCGGCGATGCTATTTTTGATCTCGATGGTGATCGTCTGGATTTTATCCTGGCTGCTCGCAGGTGTGCAATTTACCGAAATCAACCCGCGAACCGGCGAACCGATCCGGATTCTCAACCAGTTGACCGGACCGGCGATTGCCACGTTTTTATCAAATATGGTAACCACATTTACCGGATTTGCGCCGTTGGGCGTTGTGCTGGTGGCAATGTTGGGTGTCGGCGTTGCGGATGAATCCAAATTCATCAACACCGGATTGAAAATTTTGCTCGGAAAAACCGCCAGTTTTTTGCTGACGCCGATGGTTATTTTTGTTGGTATTTTGAGCCACAGCGCAGTGGATGCCGGATATGTGCTGGTGATTCCCCTCGGCGGCGTGATTTTTTACGCAGCCGGACGTCACCCGATTGCCGGAATTGCCGCAGCGTTTGCGGGCGTTTCCGGCGGATTCAGCGCGAATCCTGTTCCCTCCGCACTCGATCCGCTGTTGCAGGGATTCACCCAGCCTGCGGCACAAATTATCGATGCGAATTATCTGGTGAACCCGTTGTGCAACTATTTTTTCACCGCCGCATCGAGTATTTTGATTGTAGGTTTAGGCTGGTTTTTGACCGATCGCGTGATTGAACCCCGTTTGAATCGCGATACGCCGGTAGATAAAGATGCCGAAGAAGCACCGGACATGACCACCGTCGAACCAAAAGAAAAACGGGCATTCTGGATGGGCGCATTATCGATGGTCGCCGGATTGGTAGTTCTTGCATTGGCAATGATGCCGGCAGATTCGCCGCTGCGCGACGCATCCGGTTCGCTGAACTCATTTTCAGCGCCGATCATGCAATCCATCGTCCCGCTGATTTTTCTGTTCTTCCTGCTGCCGGGTGTGGTTTACGGATATATGTCCGGCACATTCAAAACCGCCAAAGACATGGTTGACGCCATGACCAAAAACATGAAAGACATGGGCTATTACATTGTGATGGCGTTTTTCTGCGCGTTGTTTATTTACGCGTTTGGGTCGTCAAATATTGGCGCTTTGCTGGCACTTAAAGGCGCATCGTTTTTGAAATCGCTGGCGTTGCCGGGAAGTGTAACGTTGTTTGGGATTATCATTTTGGCCGGATTTGTGAACTTGTTCGTCGGCTCGGCTTCGGCGAAATGGGCGTTGCTTGCCCCGATTTTCGTGCCGATGCTCATGCAGGTGGGATTCTCGCCGGAACTGACCCAGGCTGCCTATCGCGTCGGTGATTCATCCACAAATATCATCACACCGCTGATGCCTTATTTTCCGCTGGTGGTGGTTTTCTGCCAGCGCTATGTGAAGAAAACCGGGATCGGCACACTGGTTTCAATTATGTTACCGTATTCGGTGGTTTTCCTGCTCAGTTGGACGCTATTTTTGGTGGTTTACTGGATTTTGGGCATTCCGCTGGGATTTCAGGCAAGCTATGTCTACCCCTGA
- a CDS encoding pyridoxine 5'-phosphate synthase, whose amino-acid sequence MMNKRLSIAIDDLALLRHMLNDSDFDPVQFAVMCEIAGAQGISMILAEDPRCLQERDAQLVKRVRKTFLNLRIPLEPQSVKIALTVHPDMVTFIELDKSAGISAMPVSVASLQDSLSGMLPDLRANNISVAVFCEPEVSAIKQLSRVQVDYVEFDCSDITRAADSNEELVGLDKLQSAAQVAAKLGLGVNLTGGIEYQHLPMLAAVPKVEDICMGLNLVKRALWVGVDRAVQEAQQQILFYQRQI is encoded by the coding sequence TTGATGAATAAACGCCTTTCGATTGCGATTGATGATTTGGCTTTACTGCGACACATGTTGAACGATAGTGATTTCGATCCCGTCCAGTTTGCCGTGATGTGCGAAATTGCCGGTGCCCAGGGCATCAGCATGATTTTGGCGGAAGATCCCCGTTGTTTGCAGGAACGCGATGCCCAATTGGTAAAACGGGTGCGCAAAACTTTCCTCAATTTGCGGATTCCATTGGAGCCGCAATCCGTAAAAATAGCATTAACGGTTCATCCGGATATGGTGACGTTTATCGAATTGGACAAATCCGCCGGCATCAGCGCGATGCCTGTTTCCGTCGCCAGTTTGCAGGATTCCCTCTCCGGGATGCTGCCGGATTTACGGGCAAATAATATTTCTGTAGCTGTTTTTTGCGAGCCAGAAGTATCTGCAATTAAACAACTTAGCCGCGTTCAGGTAGATTATGTGGAATTCGATTGCAGCGACATTACCCGCGCCGCAGATTCCAACGAAGAACTGGTGGGATTGGATAAATTGCAAAGCGCAGCGCAAGTTGCAGCCAAACTCGGGTTGGGTGTAAATCTCACTGGCGGCATCGAATACCAGCATTTACCGATGCTGGCTGCCGTGCCAAAAGTGGAAGATATTTGCATGGGATTGAATCTGGTAAAACGCGCGCTGTGGGTTGGTGTCGATCGCGCGGTTCAGGAAGCGCAACAGCAAATTCTGTTTTATCAGCGCCAGATCTGA
- the ligA gene encoding NAD-dependent DNA ligase LigA translates to MDKSQAQQKILRLRNEINQHDYQYYVLAQPSISDYEYDMLMKQLEALEAKFPELASDDSPSKRVSGEPTKNFRTVPHRKPMLSLSNTYNEAEIRDFDRRVRGLLNEGETFEYVCELKIDGVAMSLIYENGSLVRAVTRGDGEQGDEVTNNVKTIRSLPLALDTDDNQLKNIEIRGEIYYPRKEFDKLNDERSAAGEAPFANPRNSAAGTLKLQDARIVAKRPLRMFCYYLDGLSDGSTPAESHFSALETLKKLRFPVNPNAKRCKNVDEVIEYWQKWGAEKDQLPYEIDGVVVKINSFEQQQRLGFTAKSPRWAIAFKFATEQAETVLQDIQWQVGRTGAVTPVAHLEPVLLLGTTVKRATLHNVDEIERLGVRIGDTVIIEKGGEIIPKIIRVVAEKRPANSQPYQPPQHCPVCGTQLVRPEGEVALICENVSCAAQVAGRVTHYASRKALDIEGLGEKVVELLLNNQLIQDYGDIYFLKSEDIAGLERMGEKSAENLLSGIAASKEKPLSRLIFGLGIRFVGEGAAKLLANHFHSIDKMMAANVAEIAEIDGIGEKTAESIRDFFSNEENLQVIEKLRSAGMPFSEAAPEPSGETDERFAGKSFVFTGALEQFTRDEAGEMVEKRGGKVVKSVSKKTDFVVAGADAGSKLQKAQQLGVTVLSESEFLEMIGE, encoded by the coding sequence ATGGATAAATCGCAGGCGCAGCAGAAAATTTTGCGGCTTCGCAACGAAATAAATCAGCACGATTACCAATATTACGTGCTCGCCCAACCGTCCATTTCGGATTACGAATACGATATGCTCATGAAACAACTGGAAGCGCTGGAAGCGAAATTCCCCGAATTGGCGAGCGATGATTCGCCGAGCAAACGGGTGAGCGGCGAACCGACCAAAAATTTCCGGACTGTTCCGCACCGTAAGCCGATGCTCAGTTTATCGAATACATATAACGAAGCGGAAATCCGCGATTTCGACCGGCGCGTGCGCGGTTTGCTGAACGAGGGCGAAACCTTCGAATATGTTTGCGAGCTGAAAATCGACGGCGTCGCGATGAGCCTGATTTACGAAAACGGCTCGCTGGTGCGTGCCGTAACCCGTGGCGATGGCGAGCAGGGCGACGAAGTAACCAACAATGTGAAAACCATCCGCAGCCTGCCGCTTGCTTTGGATACAGATGATAACCAATTGAAAAATATTGAGATACGCGGCGAAATTTATTACCCGCGAAAAGAATTCGACAAACTGAATGACGAACGAAGTGCCGCCGGAGAAGCGCCGTTTGCCAATCCGCGCAACTCCGCAGCCGGCACGCTGAAACTGCAGGATGCCCGGATTGTCGCCAAACGCCCGTTGCGCATGTTTTGCTATTACCTCGACGGATTGAGCGACGGCAGCACACCGGCGGAATCCCATTTTTCCGCACTGGAAACGCTCAAAAAGCTGCGTTTTCCGGTTAACCCGAATGCCAAACGCTGCAAAAATGTGGACGAAGTGATCGAGTATTGGCAAAAATGGGGCGCAGAAAAAGACCAACTCCCATACGAAATTGACGGCGTTGTGGTAAAAATCAACAGTTTTGAACAGCAGCAACGGCTCGGTTTTACCGCCAAAAGTCCACGCTGGGCAATCGCGTTCAAATTTGCCACGGAGCAGGCGGAAACGGTTTTGCAAGATATCCAGTGGCAAGTCGGGCGAACCGGTGCGGTCACGCCGGTGGCGCATCTGGAACCGGTGCTGCTGCTCGGCACCACCGTCAAACGCGCGACATTGCACAATGTGGACGAAATCGAGCGGCTCGGCGTTCGCATCGGTGATACGGTGATCATCGAAAAAGGGGGCGAAATTATCCCGAAAATTATCCGCGTCGTCGCCGAAAAACGTCCGGCGAACAGCCAGCCGTATCAACCGCCGCAGCATTGCCCGGTTTGCGGCACCCAACTCGTTCGCCCGGAAGGCGAAGTTGCGCTGATTTGCGAAAACGTGAGCTGCGCCGCACAGGTCGCCGGACGGGTAACCCATTACGCATCGCGAAAAGCGCTGGACATCGAGGGACTCGGCGAAAAAGTGGTGGAATTGCTGCTCAACAATCAGCTCATTCAAGATTACGGCGATATCTATTTTTTGAAATCTGAGGATATTGCCGGACTGGAACGCATGGGCGAAAAAAGCGCCGAAAACCTGCTCAGCGGCATCGCGGCGAGCAAAGAAAAACCGCTGTCGCGGCTAATTTTCGGGTTGGGCATCCGCTTTGTCGGTGAGGGCGCGGCAAAATTGCTGGCGAACCACTTTCATTCCATCGACAAAATGATGGCAGCCAACGTCGCGGAAATTGCGGAAATCGACGGCATCGGCGAAAAAACAGCCGAGAGCATTCGCGATTTTTTCAGCAACGAGGAAAATTTGCAGGTAATCGAAAAATTGCGTTCGGCAGGCATGCCGTTTTCGGAAGCCGCGCCGGAGCCGTCCGGCGAAACGGATGAACGTTTTGCCGGAAAAAGTTTTGTGTTCACCGGCGCGCTGGAACAATTCACCCGCGACGAAGCGGGCGAAATGGTCGAAAAACGCGGCGGAAAAGTGGTCAAATCAGTCAGCAAAAAAACGGATTTTGTGGTCGCCGGCGCGGACGCCGGTTCAAAGCTGCAAAAAGCGCAACAACTGGGCGTGACGGTTCTCTCCGAATCTGAATTTCTGGAAATGATCGGTGAGTAA
- a CDS encoding DUF2461 domain-containing protein: protein MPYFETDFLQFFEELAANNEKSWFDENRARYEKMVKKPFANLVEELIFRVSQFDPDVQIAPKDAIFRINRDVRFSPDKRPHKTTVSAIISPAGRKDKSAPGFYLELSAHRTMLGGGAYFVEKTGLENIRNAIAANPAAFRKLISGKDFVTKYGEIRGETNKRLPADLQAAAEKEPLIFNKQFYFMAELPANLALRNDLADVAIEYFAAAQPVILYLREALR, encoded by the coding sequence ATGCCCTATTTTGAAACCGATTTTCTGCAATTTTTCGAGGAATTGGCCGCCAATAACGAAAAAAGCTGGTTCGATGAAAACCGTGCCCGTTACGAAAAAATGGTGAAAAAGCCATTCGCGAATTTGGTTGAAGAGCTGATTTTTCGCGTGAGCCAGTTCGATCCGGATGTGCAGATCGCCCCGAAAGATGCCATTTTTCGCATCAACCGGGATGTCCGTTTTTCGCCGGACAAACGCCCGCACAAAACCACAGTTTCGGCAATTATTTCGCCGGCCGGACGAAAAGATAAATCAGCTCCGGGATTTTATCTGGAATTGAGCGCTCACCGGACGATGCTGGGCGGCGGCGCATATTTTGTCGAAAAAACTGGGTTGGAAAACATCCGCAATGCGATTGCCGCCAATCCGGCTGCATTCCGAAAATTGATTTCTGGAAAAGATTTTGTGACAAAATATGGCGAGATACGCGGCGAAACCAACAAACGCCTGCCGGCGGATTTGCAGGCCGCCGCGGAAAAAGAGCCACTGATTTTCAACAAACAATTTTATTTTATGGCGGAATTGCCCGCCAATCTCGCCTTGCGAAACGATCTGGCAGATGTTGCCATCGAGTATTTCGCGGCAGCGCAGCCGGTCATTTTGTATCTGCGCGAAGCGCTGCGGTAG
- a CDS encoding transporter substrate-binding domain-containing protein: MKTSVKIGRKYWHKLLFIFGLLIFANCRFGNDANEINLTEPQVEIDLPQVMERGKLIALTGYDVTSYFIYKGRPMGFEYDLLNRFANHLGVELEIVVIRDLDRLFDELNKGRGDLLAYNLTITQERQERVMFTDHHTVVRQVLIQRLPKNWRNMPQYKIDRMLLRNSIDLIGKTVHVRKGSSYYERLQNLEQEIGGDIDIVEVPGDVTTEELIRRVADGEIDYTVADENIAWINSAYYDNIDTQLSISVRQRIAWSVRKNSPLLRDAVNEWLSSIKSEPTFNIIYNKYYRNRDFFRQRLNLLASADSTEKISPFDSLFQKFSANIDWDWRLIAAQAYKESRFDPKAESWAGAMGLMQITPTLAEQYGVENPYNPTENLKAGLRYLRWLEDFWQNIEDAGERMKFVLASYNVGQGHVLDAQRLAEKYGGNPDSWADVSEYLIKKSQPQFYNDEVVKHGYCRGEEPVRYVRDVLYIYEHYLRFAGE, encoded by the coding sequence ATGAAAACGAGCGTTAAAATCGGTCGAAAATACTGGCACAAACTTCTGTTTATCTTCGGTTTATTGATTTTTGCGAATTGCCGGTTTGGCAATGATGCCAACGAAATAAACCTGACAGAGCCACAAGTTGAGATTGATTTGCCGCAGGTTATGGAACGCGGCAAACTAATCGCCCTCACCGGGTACGATGTCACCAGCTATTTTATTTACAAAGGTCGCCCGATGGGGTTTGAGTACGATTTGCTCAATCGCTTTGCCAATCATCTGGGTGTAGAGCTGGAAATTGTGGTTATCCGCGATCTCGACCGGCTGTTTGACGAGTTGAACAAAGGGCGCGGCGATCTGCTGGCATACAACCTGACCATCACCCAAGAGCGGCAGGAACGCGTGATGTTCACTGATCACCACACGGTGGTGCGGCAGGTGCTCATCCAGCGGCTGCCCAAAAACTGGCGCAACATGCCACAATACAAAATCGACCGGATGCTGCTGCGCAACTCCATCGACCTGATCGGGAAAACCGTGCATGTGCGCAAAGGATCGTCGTATTACGAGCGATTGCAAAATCTGGAGCAGGAAATCGGCGGCGATATCGACATCGTGGAAGTGCCCGGCGATGTGACCACCGAGGAGCTGATCCGCCGCGTCGCCGACGGCGAAATTGATTACACGGTTGCGGATGAAAATATCGCATGGATCAACAGTGCGTATTACGATAACATCGATACGCAACTGTCCATCAGCGTGCGACAGCGGATCGCATGGAGCGTTCGCAAAAACTCCCCGCTGCTCCGCGATGCCGTCAACGAGTGGCTCAGTTCAATCAAAAGCGAACCGACGTTCAACATCATTTATAATAAATATTACCGCAACCGCGATTTTTTCCGGCAGCGGCTAAATTTGCTGGCATCGGCAGACAGCACCGAAAAAATTTCCCCGTTCGACAGCCTGTTCCAAAAATTTTCTGCAAATATCGATTGGGATTGGCGGCTCATCGCCGCACAGGCGTATAAAGAATCGCGGTTCGATCCCAAAGCGGAATCGTGGGCCGGTGCGATGGGACTGATGCAAATTACGCCAACGCTCGCCGAACAATACGGCGTGGAAAACCCATACAATCCGACAGAAAACCTGAAAGCCGGATTGCGCTATTTGCGATGGCTGGAAGATTTTTGGCAGAACATCGAAGATGCAGGCGAACGCATGAAATTTGTGCTGGCATCCTACAACGTTGGGCAGGGACACGTGCTGGACGCGCAACGGCTCGCCGAAAAATACGGCGGCAATCCCGATAGCTGGGCGGATGTTTCCGAATATCTCATCAAAAAATCGCAGCCGCAATTTTACAACGACGAAGTGGTGAAACACGGCTACTGTCGCGGCGAAGAACCTGTGCGCTATGTCCGCGATGTACTGTATATTTACGAGCATTATTTGCGCTTCGCCGGCGAATAA